The Verrucomicrobiia bacterium nucleotide sequence AGCCGTCGCCAGCAGGCGCGCGGCCTCCGCCCGGGCGGTTGCGACGATCTGCTTCGCTTCCGCCTCCGTCGCGAGGATGCTTTGAATTACGTCGCGCATGGCGAGAATGCGGGCCGTTGCCGGCCTCGGCTCAGGCGGCGGCCGCAACGACCCGTTTGCCCAGGTGAAACTCGTGAATGACGGCGTCGCCAATCAGGCGCGCGGCTTCATCGTAAGGCACACGGTCGGTGTTGAGGACGAGGTCGTAGAGCAGCGGGTCATCGATGTCCTTCCCGTAATGTTCCTTCAAGTAGCGCCGTCGCCCCTTGTCCTCAGTCTTGATGAATTCCTCCGCTGCAGCGTGCATGAGCCGATAGACTTCCTCGACGCGCCGGGTCCGGTGCTCGAGCGATCCCACGAGGCGCACGTGAAAGGCCGTGGCCAGCCGGCCGGTCACCACGTTCGCTCCCCGGCCCACAAGGATCACATTGCCCATCGAGGCCAGGTGCCAGATGGTTTCCGCGGTGTGCTTGACCAGGTTCCAGGACGAAGGGTGCAGTCCGAGGATTTCCTCCAGCGTGTCATGAATGAACGGCTTGTGATTTTCGGGTTCATACTTGGCCACCCGTTGCGAGATGTGGTGGTCCTCGAGCACCCGTTCCATCAAGTTCTTGTCAAAGACCGTCCAGCCGCAATCCACCGGAGCGTGTTGCTGCAAATACTCCGCCAGCTTGGCGGCCACCGTTCGTCCGCCCGCGCCGGTCAGGCGCGAGATCGTGATGGCCGGCTTGATTGCCGGCTCGGCGACGCGGCGGGCCGGGTTCAACTGACAGTTGATGAAGGACAGGCATTGTTCGTAACTGACATTTTTCCACATGGCCCCTCCATTTCTCCGGCGCTCCTGATTCACCTCCCCGCAAACCCGGCAGCGGCGGGGCGACGACGGCGGGGGGATTCGCGTTGAACGATTCGCCCGCCCGGGTCGGGCGCCGGATGGCGCCGCCCGCCGGATTCGCGGTTGCCACGGTTACAAGGCTTCCAAAATGCGCAGGGCTTTGCGCGCCTCGGCGGTGCTGTCCAGCGCGAGGTGGGCGACAAATTTACGCCCCAGTGCCGCCGCGGAAAATCCGCGCAGGTTCAATCCTTGCGCGGCGAGCGCCTGTGCGATGCGCTGCCCCTGACCGGGACGGTTGGGGCCTTCCACGCGCACGGCGTGCAGACTGGCTGTGGGGGTGAATCCGGCCTGTCGCGCAGCGCGCGCCGCCGCCATGCCCTTGATGGGCGTCACGAACAAAACTCCTTTGCCCGGTGATTCGGGCGAACGGCGGGCAATCATGAACTCCAGATTGACTCCGGCATTGGCCAGGACGCCCAGCTTGTCAGCCAGCCCGCCGGGACGGTCCTCCAAGGTCGCCGCCCACGTATCCACCCGACCTGTTTTGAATGCCATAAAGTGCGCTCCTTTCGTTTTGCATGGTTTACGTCGGCTTCTCCGGTGTTATTAGCATAGTCCCGTAATCAGTTGCGTCAATTTGCCTCCGCTAATTCGCGCTTCGACCTGGTTGCGGCCGCCCCGGCTCCGGGCCGTTCGCCAATTTCGTCGATTGGAACTATGTTTGCCCCATGGATTCCCTAGGTGGCACCTGCGGCGGTGAGGCTCGTCGGAAACGGCAGACGGAGGCGTCGCGGAGCGATGGGACAAGGGTTTTGCGGGCCGGCGTTGAACCGCAAACGAAAGGAACGTTATGATCCCCAAATACACGATCGAATACACGGCCCAACTCGGGAAGCATCGCCAGTTGAGCCAGTATCACACGGATGATCCCGTGGCGTGCGAGGAATTCGTCGAGGAGTTGATGGAGGCGGAATATCCGATCCGCTCCATCCGGCACGACGGCATGGAGCTGTCCAAGCGCGAGTTTGACCGCGTCATCAAAACGGCGGCCGGCATGCTGGCGTCGAAGCACATCTGCGCTTCGCTCGGCATCAAACCCGAGGAAGAGCGGTTTCGCTTCGGTTTCACGGCGTGACGGAAACGGGCGCAGTGCCGGTGCGGAGATAGCGCGGCGGCGACCGAAAGGTGCAGGGACGGCTGCTGCGTTGCCGCCCGCCGAAGGAGGTGTGAATGAACCTGAAACTTTCGGTTGTGGCCATCCAGAAACCGGCGGCCGTGAACTTCATTCTCGGGCAGACGCATTTCATCAAGAGCGTTGAAGATTTGCATGAGGCGCTCGTGAATGCCGTGCCGGGCATCAAGTTCGGCCTGGCCTTGTGCGAGGCTTCGGGCAAATGCCTCGTGCGCACCAGCGGCACCGACGCCGGCCTGATCGAGCTCGCGCGGCAGAACGCCCACGCCCTCGGCGCCGGCCATGGCTTCATCATCTTTCTGGGCGACGGCTTCTACCCGTTGAACGTGCTGAACGCGGTCAAGGCCGTGCCCGAGGTGTGCGGCATTTTTTGCGCGACCGCGAATCCCACGCAGGTCGTCGTGGCGGAAACGGAGCAGGGCCGCGGCATTCTGGGCGTGGTGGATGGCTTCGCGCCGCAAGGAATGGAAACTGATGCCGACGTGGCTTGGCGCAAAGATTTCCTGCGCCAGATTGGCTACAAGCTTTAAGCGAGGCGAGCATGGAGGATCCGACCAGCATTGAGTTGCGACGGCTGCAAAAGCGGCTGAACCGGTTTTTGCAGGAATTTACCGGCACACCGCTGGTCGCGCTCGCCGCGCAGGATGTTTGGACGCCGGCCATCAACGCCTATTGGGCAGGGGATCGCATCCTCATTTGCGTGGACCTCGCCGGGGTGGACAAGACCGCGATTGACCTGAACGTCGAATCACAGCGCCTCGTGTTGCGCGGACGCCGGGAACTGCCCGAGCCGCGGGGCGGGGGCAGGACGGTGGAACGGGTTCTGGCGCTGGAAATCAACCACGGTCCATTCGGACGCGTGGTGACCTTGCCGGATGCGGTGGACCCCGCGCGGACCACGGCGGAATTGCGCAACGGCCTGTTGTGGGTTGTGCTGCCGCTGGCCGGGAAGGGGAATGCGCCTGAAAGGAGCTGAGCCTTCGTCATGAGCGACACGGTCTCCAACAAACCACCGGTCGAGATCGACGTTGAACAACCGATGGGCGGCGCGCCCGGGCGCAGCGCCCAGTCTGGACCGGACGAGCCGCGCATACCCGCCGTGTTGCCGCTGTTGCCCTTGCGGAACACGGTCATGTTTCCCGGCATGGTCGCGCCGTTGAGCGTGGGCCGGCCGGCGTCGGTGAAAATGCTCGGCGAAGTGCTGCCGCACGGCAAAATCATCGGAGTGGTGGCCCAGCGGGACGGGGCGCAGGAAGAGCCCGGCGCGGCGGATGTTTATCCTGTCGGCACCGCCGTGACGGTGTTGAAACTGCTGCGCGAAATCGAAGGCGGTGTGGTCGTCGTGCGCGGTCTGCAACGCTTCGTCATCCGGCGCTTCGTGCAGACGCAGCCCTGGTTGCGGGCCGAGATCGAACTGCTGCCGAGTTCCGCTCCGCCCACGAACGATCAGGAGTGGGAGGCGGCCGTGCGCAACCTCCGGGAAAGCGCGGCGAAAGCCGCCGAGCTGTCGCCGGACGTGCCCGCCGGCGTGGAGCTGGTGTTGATGAACATCGAAGATGCGGGGCAGCTGGCCGATCTGGTCGCGGGAAATCTGCCCATGGAACTGCCCGAACGGCAGGCGTTGCTGGAGCAGACCGATGTGGTCAAGCGCGTGCGCGCCGTGCAACAGCGGGTCCACGCGCAGCTCGAAATTCTCAAGCTCCAACAGAAGCTCCAGAAGCAGGTGTCGTCGCAGTTCTCGGACATGCAACGCCGCGCGTATTTGCATGAGCAGATCAAGGCGATCCAGCGCGAACTTGGCGAAGACGCCGAGGGAACCGAGCAGCAGGTCGAGCAGTTGCGCCAGCGGCTGGCCGAAGCCAAACCGCCGGCCCCGGTGGTCGAGCAAGCCGGGCGCGAGTTGAAACGGCTGGGCTATGTGCCGCCCGCCAGCGCGGAGTTTTCCGTCATTGTCAGCTACGTCGAAACGCTCGTGGAACTGCCGTGGAACAAATTGACGGAGGACAATCTCGATTTGAACCGCGCACAGCAAATCCTCGACCGCGATCATCACGATCTCGAAAAGGTGAAGCGCCGGCTGATTGAATACCTCGCGGTGCGCAAGCTGAACCCGGCCGGCCGCGGCCCGATTTTGTGCTTTCTGGGTCCACCCGGCGTGGGCAAGACGAGCCTGGGGCAATCCATTGCCGATGCGCTCGGCCGGAAATTTGCGCGCATGAGCCTCGGCGGCATGCGGGACGAGGCGGAGATCCGCGGCCACCGGCGGACCTACATCGGCTCGATGCCTGGACAGGTGATTCAGGAGTTGCGCCGTCAGGGCACCCGCAATCCCGTGTTCATGCTGGATGAAATTGACAAGCTGGGCGCGGACTTTCATGGCGATCCGGCGAGCGCCCTGCTCGAAGTGCTCGACCCGCGGCAGAACCAGTCATTCGTGGATCATTATCTCGACGTGCCGTTCGATCTGTCGCAGGTGATGTTCATCACCACGGCGAACTACATGGACCCGGTGCCGCCGGCGTTGCGCGACCGCATGGAGGTCATCGAGATTCCCGGTTACACCGACCGCGAGAAACTCATCATTGGGCGCGATTATCTGCTTCGGCGGCAGTTGGCGGAAAACGGACTCAAAGCGGGGCAATGCAAGTGGTCCACGGCGGCGCTGGAAAAGATCATCGAAGACTACACACGCGAAGCCGGCGTGCGTGAATTGGAGCGGCAGATCGGCGCGGTGTGCCGGGCCGTGGCGGCGCAGATTGCCCGCGGGGAGCGCGATCATGTCAACGTGGAACCGAAGCTCGTGATGACACTGTTGGGGCCGGCCCGCTACATTCGGGAAACCCGGCTGCAAACCAACCGGCCGGGCGTGGCCACGGGGCTCGCCTACACGCCGACGGGCGGTGAAGTGTTGCACATTGAAGCCACGCGGTATCCGGGCAAGGCCAATGTCACCCTCACCGGCCAGCTCGGCGACGTGATGGCTGAATCGGTCGAGGCGGCCCTGAGCCTGGTGCGCACACGTGTGCGCGAGCTGGGCATTCCCGCCGACGCCTTCAAGGACACTGACGTGCACGTGCATGTTCCCAGCGGCGCCGTGCCCAAGGATGGTCCCTCCGCCGGCGTGGCGATGTTCACGGCCCTGGCGTCGTTGTTCACCGACACACCGGTCCGCGGCACGGTGGCGATGACCGGCGAAATCACGTTGCGCGGCCTGGTGCTGCCAGTCGGTGGCTTGAAGGAAAAATGCCTCGCCGCTCTTCGCGCCGGCATCAAACAGGTCATTCTTCCAAAGCTGAACGCGAAGGACCTGGTGGAAGTGCCGGACGAGGTGAAGGAAAAGCTCAAGTTTTCGCTGGTGGACAACGTGGACGAAGTTCTGGCGCTCGCGCTCGTGCCAAAACGGTCACTGCCGGCATCGTCGCCCCGCACGCACCGGCCCAAGGCAAAACGACGCGCGCGTCGCTTGCGTCACGTCGCGGTGTCAAACTTGTGAGGCAACCGGCATGCAACTCCTGCCCACGGAAGTCGAGTGTTATGCCGGTCATCAAGCCGATGAAATCCCGCGGCGATTTCAATGGGGCGGGCAGTGGCTGGACGTTGCGGAGGTGCTGGACCGCTGGCAGCAACTGGAGAACCTGCCCGAATGGCCACGGGCCAATTATTTCAAGGTGCGGGCTGCCGATGGACACGATTATTTGCTCAAGCATGACCGGGAGGCGGATGCGTGGTTTCTGGTGCGGCGGTGGTGAGCCCTGGCCGCGCGTGGCCGTGCGGGGCCGGCGAGCTGTGCTAAATTGTTAAGGGGTGCGGCGGCTGTGCAGCACGGGCATCCGCCGACCCGCCGACGGGGCGGAGGTGCCAGCGGGGCTGCCCGGTCGGAGGTGGATATCGCCCGCTGGCAGGAGGTCAACCATGAGTGCAATGACAAAATGGCATCCCTTCGGAACGCGGGAAAAGCTGGAGCTGTTGGCGCCCGAGCGGCGCTGGGATCCGTTCTGGGAGATGGAGCGTGACCTGGCCATGTTGTGGAACCGCATGGACCAGATGTTTGGCCAGCCGTTACTGGCAGCGCCGGCCGAAGGTCTGACCGAGACGGCGTGGTTCCCACGGGTGGACATCACCGAGGACGAAAAGGAGTATCTCGTCAAAGCGGAGCTGCCGGGCGTAAAGAAGGAGGAGATCAAGGTCACGGTGCGCGACGGCAATCTGACCATCAGCGGCGAGCGCAAGGCGGAGAAGGAGGAAAAGAGCCGCCGCTATCATCGTCTCGAACGCGCTTACGGCGGCTTTGAACGGAGTTTTACGCTGCCAGGCAATGCGGAGGCGGCCAAAATCACCTCAGAGTTCAAGGAAGGCGTGTTGAGCGTGCACCTGCCCAAAGTTCCCGGTGCCACGGCCAGGGCCATCGAGGTGAAAGTGTCATGAGTTGCCGGACGCGTGCAGCGTTGCGTCCGGTGCGGAGTTGAAGCAGTGAACCTGCAACAAATGGAGCAGCGCCATGAAATCCCATCTGGTCATGGCGGGACTGTTGATGCTGTCTCTCCTGCCGGGCTGCGACAGCGGCCTGAAATCGAGCCGGGGCTTCCGGTTGCCGGACGGTGACGCCGAAAAAGGCAAACAGGCGTTCGTCGATCTCAAATGTTATACCTGCCACAAGGTTGAGGGGGTGGCGGCGTTGCCGGCGCCGACGGCTTTCAATCTCACGCTGGGTGGCGAAACCGCCCGCGTGAAAACCTACGGCGAGCTGGTCACCTCCATCATCAACCCATCCCACGTCATCTCCGAGCCATACCGGCGTCAGTTGACGGATGCCAAACTGTCGCCGATGCCCGAGTTCAATCGCACGATGACGGTGGAACAGGTCATTGACTTGGTGGCGTTTCTCCAGCCGCGTTACAAGCTGGTGGAGCCGACTTACGAACAGCCCTATCCGTGAGCCGGCAGAGCCATGTGTTGAAC carries:
- a CDS encoding cytidylate kinase-like family protein — its product is MWKNVSYEQCLSFINCQLNPARRVAEPAIKPAITISRLTGAGGRTVAAKLAEYLQQHAPVDCGWTVFDKNLMERVLEDHHISQRVAKYEPENHKPFIHDTLEEILGLHPSSWNLVKHTAETIWHLASMGNVILVGRGANVVTGRLATAFHVRLVGSLEHRTRRVEEVYRLMHAAAEEFIKTEDKGRRRYLKEHYGKDIDDPLLYDLVLNTDRVPYDEAARLIGDAVIHEFHLGKRVVAAAA
- a CDS encoding amino acid-binding protein; the protein is MAFKTGRVDTWAATLEDRPGGLADKLGVLANAGVNLEFMIARRSPESPGKGVLFVTPIKGMAAARAARQAGFTPTASLHAVRVEGPNRPGQGQRIAQALAAQGLNLRGFSAAALGRKFVAHLALDSTAEARKALRILEAL
- a CDS encoding adenosine-specific kinase, with translation MKLSVVAIQKPAAVNFILGQTHFIKSVEDLHEALVNAVPGIKFGLALCEASGKCLVRTSGTDAGLIELARQNAHALGAGHGFIIFLGDGFYPLNVLNAVKAVPEVCGIFCATANPTQVVVAETEQGRGILGVVDGFAPQGMETDADVAWRKDFLRQIGYKL
- a CDS encoding Hsp20/alpha crystallin family protein, encoding MEDPTSIELRRLQKRLNRFLQEFTGTPLVALAAQDVWTPAINAYWAGDRILICVDLAGVDKTAIDLNVESQRLVLRGRRELPEPRGGGRTVERVLALEINHGPFGRVVTLPDAVDPARTTAELRNGLLWVVLPLAGKGNAPERS
- the lon gene encoding endopeptidase La, whose amino-acid sequence is MSDTVSNKPPVEIDVEQPMGGAPGRSAQSGPDEPRIPAVLPLLPLRNTVMFPGMVAPLSVGRPASVKMLGEVLPHGKIIGVVAQRDGAQEEPGAADVYPVGTAVTVLKLLREIEGGVVVVRGLQRFVIRRFVQTQPWLRAEIELLPSSAPPTNDQEWEAAVRNLRESAAKAAELSPDVPAGVELVLMNIEDAGQLADLVAGNLPMELPERQALLEQTDVVKRVRAVQQRVHAQLEILKLQQKLQKQVSSQFSDMQRRAYLHEQIKAIQRELGEDAEGTEQQVEQLRQRLAEAKPPAPVVEQAGRELKRLGYVPPASAEFSVIVSYVETLVELPWNKLTEDNLDLNRAQQILDRDHHDLEKVKRRLIEYLAVRKLNPAGRGPILCFLGPPGVGKTSLGQSIADALGRKFARMSLGGMRDEAEIRGHRRTYIGSMPGQVIQELRRQGTRNPVFMLDEIDKLGADFHGDPASALLEVLDPRQNQSFVDHYLDVPFDLSQVMFITTANYMDPVPPALRDRMEVIEIPGYTDREKLIIGRDYLLRRQLAENGLKAGQCKWSTAALEKIIEDYTREAGVRELERQIGAVCRAVAAQIARGERDHVNVEPKLVMTLLGPARYIRETRLQTNRPGVATGLAYTPTGGEVLHIEATRYPGKANVTLTGQLGDVMAESVEAALSLVRTRVRELGIPADAFKDTDVHVHVPSGAVPKDGPSAGVAMFTALASLFTDTPVRGTVAMTGEITLRGLVLPVGGLKEKCLAALRAGIKQVILPKLNAKDLVEVPDEVKEKLKFSLVDNVDEVLALALVPKRSLPASSPRTHRPKAKRRARRLRHVAVSNL
- a CDS encoding DUF6504 family protein, translated to MQLLPTEVECYAGHQADEIPRRFQWGGQWLDVAEVLDRWQQLENLPEWPRANYFKVRAADGHDYLLKHDREADAWFLVRRW
- a CDS encoding Hsp20/alpha crystallin family protein is translated as MSAMTKWHPFGTREKLELLAPERRWDPFWEMERDLAMLWNRMDQMFGQPLLAAPAEGLTETAWFPRVDITEDEKEYLVKAELPGVKKEEIKVTVRDGNLTISGERKAEKEEKSRRYHRLERAYGGFERSFTLPGNAEAAKITSEFKEGVLSVHLPKVPGATARAIEVKVS
- a CDS encoding c-type cytochrome — translated: MKSHLVMAGLLMLSLLPGCDSGLKSSRGFRLPDGDAEKGKQAFVDLKCYTCHKVEGVAALPAPTAFNLTLGGETARVKTYGELVTSIINPSHVISEPYRRQLTDAKLSPMPEFNRTMTVEQVIDLVAFLQPRYKLVEPTYEQPYP